The proteins below come from a single Candidatus Ancaeobacter aquaticus genomic window:
- a CDS encoding dicarboxylate/amino acid:cation symporter, with translation MDTRKIIFSFLSCKWLLSPFAIYAGIILGFILGIFFKDFAALLTPYGSVFLSLLQMFVIPILITAVISSIGRLIQSGKTMRYIGRLLVIFVTGLFAVSLIGIVIGVIARPGADLSEESQVTLGKVILQSEIQSTGGQQDKSGKGIVGFIKSMVPSNFFRAVNRGDNLSILFFCILLGLALGFVRSRSGDITLTVIETFYDAFQKLIGWVRYIFPFGLCCLFASQIAQVGYHILSALGIFVVFFYIAAFIVILIYNDIIWVRTGRKGSFFSPFLALRDTLVIAFGTSNTYVAVPSSLRCLNRNLGVKKGTANFIMPLGVNLNPQGTALYFALASIFVAQIYNVHLGFEGYFMILVGAVLTAMITPEVPGAGSIGMIAFILGPLGIPTGAAAIFLFAVSPITDPILTVTEIQANCAAAVLADKRKKKVDKPETPMSQVPQLKV, from the coding sequence ATGGATACAAGAAAAATAATATTTTCATTTTTATCATGCAAATGGTTATTGTCACCATTTGCAATTTATGCCGGGATTATACTGGGATTTATACTCGGTATATTTTTTAAAGATTTTGCGGCATTGTTAACTCCGTATGGTAGCGTATTTCTATCTCTTTTACAGATGTTTGTTATTCCTATTTTGATCACCGCTGTTATATCGAGTATTGGACGATTGATCCAGTCCGGTAAGACAATGAGGTATATAGGAAGGCTTCTTGTGATATTCGTTACCGGTTTATTCGCGGTGAGTCTTATTGGCATAGTTATTGGTGTCATTGCGCGGCCGGGAGCGGATCTCAGCGAAGAATCGCAAGTAACATTGGGAAAAGTCATACTCCAGTCCGAGATACAATCAACAGGTGGTCAGCAGGACAAGTCAGGTAAGGGGATTGTCGGATTCATAAAAAGCATGGTCCCGTCAAATTTCTTCAGGGCAGTTAATCGTGGAGATAATCTTTCAATACTCTTTTTCTGTATTCTTTTAGGACTAGCGCTTGGTTTTGTGAGATCGCGATCAGGTGATATAACCTTAACGGTAATTGAAACTTTTTATGATGCATTTCAAAAACTTATCGGATGGGTCAGATATATATTTCCCTTCGGCTTATGCTGTCTTTTTGCGTCACAGATCGCCCAAGTTGGATATCACATATTAAGTGCACTCGGGATTTTTGTTGTTTTTTTCTATATAGCGGCATTTATCGTGATATTAATCTATAACGATATAATATGGGTGCGTACCGGAAGAAAAGGATCATTTTTTAGTCCTTTTTTAGCGTTGCGTGATACTCTTGTTATCGCATTTGGTACGTCAAATACCTATGTTGCAGTACCGTCTTCATTGCGCTGTCTTAATCGTAATCTGGGAGTAAAAAAAGGTACGGCAAATTTTATTATGCCACTTGGTGTAAATCTTAATCCGCAGGGTACGGCGCTTTACTTTGCTCTTGCATCAATTTTTGTTGCTCAGATATATAATGTCCATCTTGGTTTTGAAGGCTATTTTATGATCCTTGTTGGTGCTGTTTTGACTGCGATGATAACACCAGAGGTTCCCGGTGCGGGTTCAATCGGTATGATAGCATTTATATTAGGGCCGTTAGGAATTCCTACAGGAGCGGCAGCAATATTTTTGTTTGCTGTGAGTCCCATTACAGATCCTATCCTTACTGTTACAGAAATTCAGGCAAATTGTGCGGCAGCTGTGTTAGCGGATAAAAGGAAGAAAAAAGTTGATAAACCTGAAACACCTATGAGTCAAGTCCCGCAATTAAAAGTATAA
- a CDS encoding histidine decarboxylase — translation MFNLSKEDIEKIDHMFNEVQNASKTFMGYPCNQDFDYDRLFPFLEYTVNNIGDPYIPTHYRLNSHTLEREVLDFFAGLMHADKDNFWGYVTNGGTEGNMYGLYLARELYPEGIVYHSQDVHYSITKSFRVLRMKNIMIRSQKNGEIDYDDLKETIHIRREVPPIFLLTIGTTMRAAIDNVGKIRSMMEELAITEYYIHCDAALSGMILPFIDNATPFDFAAGADSISVSGHKFIGCPIPCGVVLAKKKNVDKISKFVEYVGTLDTTLTGSRNGISPIFLWYAIKNIGVDGFKKKVSDCLERADYALAELNKLGCNAWKNDFATTVVFDRPSQDIINKWQLAPQGDISHIIIMPSVTKEMIDEFLDDIKNAKNKG, via the coding sequence ATGTTTAATCTCTCAAAAGAAGACATCGAAAAAATTGATCATATGTTTAATGAAGTACAAAACGCCTCAAAAACCTTTATGGGCTATCCATGCAATCAGGATTTTGATTATGACCGCCTCTTTCCTTTCCTTGAATACACGGTAAATAATATAGGCGACCCTTATATCCCGACACATTATCGTCTCAACTCGCATACTCTCGAACGTGAAGTGTTAGATTTTTTTGCAGGACTTATGCACGCAGATAAAGATAATTTCTGGGGATATGTCACTAATGGCGGAACAGAAGGAAATATGTATGGGCTCTACCTTGCACGTGAACTATATCCCGAGGGTATTGTATATCACTCTCAAGATGTGCATTATAGCATTACAAAAAGTTTTCGAGTTCTCAGAATGAAAAATATCATGATCCGTTCACAAAAAAATGGTGAAATTGATTACGATGACCTTAAAGAAACAATACACATCAGAAGAGAAGTTCCTCCCATTTTTCTATTAACGATCGGTACCACCATGAGAGCGGCTATCGATAACGTCGGTAAAATAAGATCAATGATGGAAGAATTGGCTATCACAGAATATTACATCCATTGTGATGCCGCTTTAAGCGGTATGATACTTCCCTTTATTGATAATGCCACACCATTTGATTTTGCTGCAGGTGCAGACAGCATTTCAGTAAGCGGACACAAATTCATAGGATGCCCAATACCATGCGGTGTCGTACTGGCAAAAAAGAAAAATGTCGATAAGATCTCAAAGTTTGTTGAATATGTCGGGACGCTTGATACAACGCTTACCGGTTCTCGTAACGGAATAAGCCCTATATTTCTATGGTATGCAATTAAAAATATAGGGGTAGATGGTTTTAAGAAAAAGGTTTCAGATTGCCTTGAGCGTGCAGACTATGCATTAGCTGAACTCAATAAGCTCGGATGCAACGCATGGAAAAATGACTTTGCAACAACCGTCGTTTTTGATCGACCATCACAAGATATTATAAACAAGTGGCAGCTGGCACCCCAGGGAGATATTTCTCATATTATCATTATGCCGAGTGTCACAAAAGAAATGATTGATGAATTTCTTGATGATATAAAGAATGCTAAAAACAAAGGCTAA
- a CDS encoding ACT domain-containing protein, with product MNKIFIVAKNKVGVLATITELLAEKNINIDEIDVDELQSLKGMEACVISVDKYDLALETLRNATMKEGLFKAVPQENLVLLLTDKPGALAHITKKFKDADINIHGMHILERDGNHSLVGVSVDHILEAKQVIADCLIFPK from the coding sequence ATGAACAAGATTTTTATAGTTGCTAAAAATAAAGTAGGTGTTCTTGCAACAATCACTGAACTCCTTGCTGAAAAGAATATTAATATCGATGAGATTGATGTAGATGAATTACAATCACTCAAAGGTATGGAAGCATGCGTTATATCGGTTGATAAGTACGATCTGGCTTTGGAAACATTGCGTAACGCCACTATGAAAGAAGGTCTTTTCAAAGCTGTACCACAGGAAAACCTTGTCCTTTTACTCACTGACAAGCCCGGTGCGCTTGCACACATAACCAAAAAGTTTAAGGATGCAGATATTAATATTCACGGCATGCATATTCTTGAACGAGACGGAAATCATTCTCTTGTCGGGGTATCTGTTGATCACATTCTTGAAGCAAAACAGGTAATCGCTGATTGCCTTATCTTTCCGAAATAA